A window of the Meiothermus cerbereus DSM 11376 genome harbors these coding sequences:
- a CDS encoding glycosyltransferase family 2 protein → MVSVLIPTYNRPQLLLRALRSLQLQLYSDWEAVVVDDGDGSGILAAHGLRDPRILAVRNAGRGQVEARNTGLAQASGQIIALLDDDDWWLDPTHLHRVVRALKAQAGLVYRGGYLVLERDGLELERIPFDFSASPQSLQRDNHLLASGTAYPRFLHDALGPFDPEMADYWDWDWYLRVTGAGYPLIQLPGRGVAVSMHGGNMSYAARLEERQKNLDRLSSKHGLGQLKLKDHRIIAGAA, encoded by the coding sequence ATGGTTAGCGTGCTTATCCCAACCTACAACCGCCCCCAACTGCTGCTGCGGGCGCTGCGCTCATTACAACTCCAGCTCTACTCCGACTGGGAGGCCGTGGTGGTGGACGATGGCGATGGCTCAGGCATCCTGGCCGCCCACGGCCTGCGCGACCCCCGCATCCTGGCCGTGCGCAACGCAGGCAGGGGCCAGGTAGAGGCCCGCAACACCGGGCTGGCCCAGGCCTCCGGACAGATTATTGCGCTGTTGGATGACGATGATTGGTGGCTCGACCCCACCCACCTGCACCGGGTGGTGCGGGCGCTCAAGGCCCAAGCAGGACTGGTTTACCGGGGGGGCTACCTGGTGCTGGAACGCGATGGGCTCGAGCTAGAGCGCATCCCCTTCGACTTCAGCGCCAGCCCCCAGTCGCTCCAGCGCGACAACCACCTGCTGGCCTCAGGCACCGCCTACCCCCGCTTTCTGCACGATGCGCTAGGCCCCTTCGACCCCGAGATGGCCGACTACTGGGACTGGGACTGGTACCTGCGGGTCACCGGGGCCGGCTATCCCCTCATTCAGTTGCCGGGCCGGGGCGTGGCAGTTTCCATGCACGGGGGCAATATGTCCTATGCAGCCCGGCTGGAGGAACGCCAGAAAAACCTCGACAGGCTCTCGAGCAAGCACGGGCTGGGCCAGCTAAAACTCAAAGATCACCGCATCATTGCAGGTGCGGCCTGA